A single genomic interval of Mycobacterium sp. DL592 harbors:
- a CDS encoding CocE/NonD family hydrolase → MTNTVARGNYLPARTRVRQFADRAVSRALRLPAPSTDYVVDHRVTIPMRDGVDLRATHYAPLTDAPLGTILVRGPYGRSFPFSLIYAQLYAARGYHVVLQSVRGTFGSGGEFVPMVHEAPDAADTVVWLREQPWFTGTFATIGLSYLGYTQWALLADPPPELAAAVITVGPHDFHTSSWGTGAFSLNDFLGWSDMVAHQEAPPLRRLAYQVRSGRRLERGVHGLPLGGAGRAFLGTGSPWYESWIEHPEADDPFWETMRMTTALERCDVPVLLLTGWQDLFLDQTIHQFQHLHGRGVDVAMTIGPWTHSDMVTKAAGLAANETLTWLGAHLAKVPTPPRPGRVHVHIDHHGWVDLPDWPPATGEGVMYLQPAGRLAATAPAPEAGPSTFRYDPADPTPTVGGRLLARISGYRDDTALAQRGDVLSFTSGPLDADLYVCGNPVIELTHESDIGHFDLFVRISEVDAQGRSRNVSDGYRRFTANPDGLIRIELDAIAHRFRAGTRLRVLVAGGSHPRYARNLGTGEPAISGHRMVASRHTVHHGSGGLSRLIMPASAGPPSADG, encoded by the coding sequence GTGACCAACACCGTTGCGCGCGGCAACTATCTCCCGGCACGCACCCGGGTCCGCCAGTTCGCCGATCGCGCGGTGAGCCGTGCGCTGCGGCTCCCGGCGCCGAGCACCGACTACGTCGTCGACCACCGGGTCACCATCCCGATGCGCGACGGCGTCGACCTGCGGGCCACCCATTACGCACCGCTGACCGACGCCCCGCTGGGCACCATCCTGGTCCGCGGGCCCTACGGCCGGTCGTTCCCGTTCTCCCTGATCTACGCCCAGCTGTACGCCGCCCGCGGCTACCACGTGGTGCTGCAGAGCGTGCGCGGCACATTCGGTTCCGGCGGCGAGTTCGTGCCGATGGTCCACGAGGCCCCCGACGCCGCCGACACCGTGGTGTGGTTGCGCGAACAGCCTTGGTTCACAGGCACTTTCGCGACGATCGGGCTGTCGTACCTGGGGTACACCCAGTGGGCACTGCTGGCCGACCCGCCACCGGAGCTGGCCGCGGCGGTGATCACGGTGGGCCCGCACGACTTCCACACCTCGTCCTGGGGCACCGGCGCGTTCTCGCTCAACGACTTCCTCGGCTGGTCGGACATGGTGGCCCACCAGGAGGCTCCCCCGCTGCGGCGGCTGGCCTATCAGGTCCGCTCCGGGCGCCGGCTGGAGCGCGGGGTGCACGGGCTTCCGCTCGGCGGCGCCGGCCGCGCCTTCCTCGGCACCGGATCGCCCTGGTACGAGTCGTGGATCGAGCACCCCGAGGCCGACGACCCGTTCTGGGAGACCATGCGGATGACGACGGCACTGGAGCGCTGCGACGTGCCGGTGCTGCTGCTCACCGGCTGGCAGGACCTCTTTCTGGACCAGACGATCCACCAGTTCCAGCACCTGCACGGCCGCGGTGTCGACGTGGCGATGACGATCGGGCCGTGGACGCATTCCGACATGGTGACCAAGGCCGCGGGACTCGCCGCCAACGAGACGCTGACCTGGTTGGGTGCGCACCTGGCGAAGGTGCCGACCCCGCCGCGGCCGGGCCGGGTGCATGTCCACATCGATCACCACGGCTGGGTCGACCTGCCGGACTGGCCGCCGGCCACCGGCGAGGGAGTGATGTACCTGCAGCCGGCCGGACGGCTGGCCGCCACCGCGCCCGCGCCCGAGGCCGGGCCGTCGACCTTCCGCTACGACCCCGCCGATCCGACGCCGACAGTGGGTGGCCGGCTCCTGGCGCGCATCAGCGGATACCGCGACGACACCGCACTGGCCCAGCGCGGCGACGTGCTGAGCTTCACCAGCGGACCGCTCGACGCCGACCTCTACGTGTGCGGCAACCCGGTGATCGAATTGACCCACGAGTCCGATATCGGGCACTTCGACCTGTTCGTCCGGATCAGCGAGGTCGACGCGCAGGGCCGCTCGCGCAATGTCAGCGACGGCTACCGCCGGTTCACCGCCAACCCGGACGGCCTGATCCGCATCGAACTCGACGCGATCGCCCACCGGTTCCGGGCCGGCACCCGCCTTCGGGTCCTGGTGGCAGGCGGCTCGCACCCCCGCTACGCCCGCAATCTGGGTACCGGCGAGCCGGCGATCAGCGGGCACCGGATGGTGGCGTCGCGCCACACCGTCCACCACGGGAGCGGAGGGCTCTCGCGGCTGATCATGCCCGCCTCGGCCGGACCTCCGTCAGCTGACGGCTGA
- a CDS encoding DUF1802 family protein: MTPALKEWSAVVHGLLDGRQTVLLRKGGIHEKRFALAAEEFLLFPTVAHSHTERVRPQHRDLLSAAAPDSTENQVVVRAAAKVVAAVAVQREEGLADIEDLHIWTAESVRADRLDFRPRHRLTVLVVQASPLVAPITLRREAQYGGCTSWVQLPAAARLAGPVHDSDTLAATAERVRSAVS, from the coding sequence ATGACCCCCGCCCTCAAAGAGTGGAGCGCGGTGGTCCACGGGTTACTCGACGGCCGACAGACGGTCCTGCTGCGTAAGGGCGGTATCCACGAGAAGCGGTTCGCGCTGGCGGCCGAGGAATTCCTGTTGTTCCCGACCGTCGCGCACAGCCATACCGAACGGGTGCGCCCGCAGCATCGCGACCTGTTGTCCGCGGCCGCACCGGACAGCACCGAGAACCAGGTGGTTGTCCGCGCCGCCGCGAAAGTCGTTGCCGCCGTGGCTGTTCAACGCGAAGAAGGTCTCGCCGACATCGAAGACCTGCACATCTGGACCGCCGAGTCGGTGCGCGCCGACCGGCTGGACTTCCGGCCCCGGCACCGGCTGACGGTGTTGGTGGTGCAGGCCAGCCCGCTCGTCGCGCCGATCACGCTCAGGCGCGAAGCGCAGTACGGCGGGTGTACCAGCTGGGTGCAGCTGCCGGCCGCGGCCCGGCTCGCCGGCCCGGTGCACGACAGCGACACGCTGGCCGCCACTGCCGAGCGGGTGCGCTCAGCCGTCAGCTGA
- a CDS encoding DUF2277 family protein: protein MCRNITELRGLEPAATAEEITAAARQYVRKVSGITRPTDAVSAEFEAAVADVAAATTRLLAGLPARRQPPKTVPPLRRPEVRARMTAG, encoded by the coding sequence ATGTGTCGCAACATCACCGAACTGCGCGGCCTCGAGCCTGCGGCCACTGCCGAGGAGATCACCGCGGCGGCCCGGCAGTACGTGCGCAAGGTCAGTGGCATCACCAGGCCCACCGACGCGGTGTCCGCGGAGTTCGAAGCCGCGGTGGCCGACGTGGCGGCGGCCACCACCCGGCTGCTGGCCGGGTTGCCGGCGCGCAGGCAGCCGCCGAAGACCGTTCCACCGCTGCGCCGTCCCGAGGTTCGGGCGCGGATGACGGCGGGATGA
- a CDS encoding TetR/AcrR family transcriptional regulator, which yields MASRLALADAPYTPQQRPAERALRPVPPVGTRRVGRPRGSNSDARRQMIVAAGIQVFAARGYDAATLKEVADLVDVTRPAVHHYFAGKAPLYQASLERAREIVLTNWTGSTAGLLSGRTSDDEVRFACALLGTSLAQSRRLAEIAPMITGIADEVRQLCRSAATGVGSGAGEEILTATIIGQWVLTAATLPPLDSDRA from the coding sequence ATGGCTTCCAGGCTGGCTCTGGCCGACGCACCGTATACCCCGCAGCAACGCCCTGCTGAGCGCGCTCTGCGTCCGGTGCCGCCCGTGGGCACCCGCCGGGTGGGCCGTCCCCGCGGTTCCAACAGCGACGCGCGCCGCCAGATGATCGTCGCTGCCGGGATTCAGGTCTTTGCCGCCCGCGGCTACGACGCGGCCACCCTCAAGGAGGTCGCCGACCTCGTCGACGTCACCCGTCCCGCGGTGCACCACTATTTCGCCGGCAAGGCGCCGCTGTACCAAGCCTCCCTCGAGCGGGCCCGAGAGATCGTCCTGACCAACTGGACCGGCTCAACAGCGGGGCTGTTGAGCGGCCGTACCAGCGACGATGAGGTTCGATTCGCCTGCGCCCTGCTGGGCACCTCTCTGGCCCAGAGCCGTCGGCTGGCCGAAATCGCGCCCATGATCACCGGGATCGCCGACGAGGTCAGGCAGCTGTGCCGGTCCGCGGCGACAGGGGTGGGATCGGGCGCCGGCGAGGAAATCCTCACCGCGACGATCATCGGCCAGTGGGTGTTGACCGCTGCGACGCTGCCGCCGCTGGACTCCGATCGGGCCTAA
- a CDS encoding enoyl-CoA hydratase, with the protein MTSDAILLIDTTDRVRTITLNRPGSRNALSSALRTQFFAALREAEADDDVDVVIFTGADPVFCAGLDLKELGDTTELPDISPKWPPMTKPVIGAINGAAVTGGLELALYCDILIASERARFADTHARVGLLPTWGLSVRLPQKVGVGLARRMSLTGDYLSADDALRAGLVTQVVPHEELLPTARAIASAIVGNNQKAVRALLASYHRIDEDQTNSGLWIEAASAKAWMAQASGDDIAASRASVIERGRAQVN; encoded by the coding sequence ATGACCAGCGACGCCATTCTGCTCATCGACACCACCGACCGGGTCCGCACCATCACCCTCAACCGGCCCGGCTCCCGCAACGCGCTCTCGTCGGCGCTGCGGACGCAGTTCTTCGCGGCACTGCGTGAAGCCGAGGCCGACGACGATGTCGACGTGGTGATCTTCACCGGCGCCGACCCGGTGTTCTGCGCCGGTCTGGACCTCAAGGAACTCGGCGACACCACTGAACTGCCGGACATCTCGCCGAAATGGCCGCCGATGACCAAGCCGGTGATCGGTGCGATCAACGGCGCGGCGGTGACCGGCGGCCTCGAACTGGCGTTGTACTGCGACATCCTGATCGCCTCCGAACGGGCGCGCTTCGCCGACACCCACGCCCGGGTGGGCCTACTGCCGACCTGGGGCTTGAGCGTGCGGCTGCCGCAGAAGGTGGGCGTGGGGCTGGCCCGCCGGATGAGCCTGACCGGTGACTACCTGTCCGCCGACGATGCGTTGCGGGCCGGCCTGGTCACCCAGGTGGTGCCGCACGAGGAGTTGTTGCCGACCGCGCGGGCCATCGCCTCCGCGATCGTGGGCAACAACCAGAAGGCGGTGCGCGCGCTGCTGGCGTCCTATCACCGCATCGACGAGGATCAGACCAACTCCGGTCTATGGATCGAAGCGGCCTCGGCCAAGGCGTGGATGGCCCAGGCCAGCGGCGACGACATCGCGGCCAGCCGTGCCTCGGTGATCGAGCGGGGCCGCGCCCAGGTCAATTAG
- a CDS encoding MATE family efflux transporter has product MTDSGDAASPRRIAALAIPALGVLAAEPLYLLFDLAIVGRLGAVALAGLAIGGLILSVVSSQLTFLSYGTTARAARFFGAGNRPAAVGEGVQATWLAFAMGAVIVAAVELAAVPLVLAIAGGKSGGGDIAAAALPWVRIAIFGVPAILVSAAGNGWMRGVQDTMRPLRYVLVGFGTSAVLCPLLVYGWLGLPRLELGGSAVANLVGQWLAAVLFCSALLSEKVPLRVDLSVLRAQVVMGRDLVVRTLAFQACFVSAAAVAARFGAAAVAAHQVVLQLWNFLALVLDSLAIAAQSLVGAALGAGSAEHAKSVAWRVTTFSTIAAAGLATVFAVGASVLPALFTDDRSVLDAIGVPWWFMVAQLPIAGIVFALDGVLLGAGDAAFMRSATLISALVGFLPLIWLSLVFGWGLVGIWAGLSAFMVLRLVFVGWRAFSGRWLVTGVS; this is encoded by the coding sequence TTGACTGACTCAGGCGATGCCGCGTCCCCGCGGCGGATCGCGGCGTTGGCAATACCGGCCCTCGGCGTTCTGGCCGCCGAACCCCTCTACCTGTTGTTCGACCTCGCGATCGTCGGACGGCTGGGCGCGGTGGCCCTTGCCGGGTTGGCCATCGGCGGGCTGATCCTGTCCGTAGTGAGCTCGCAGCTCACCTTCCTGTCGTATGGCACCACGGCCCGTGCGGCGCGGTTCTTCGGCGCCGGCAACCGGCCCGCGGCAGTCGGTGAGGGGGTACAGGCCACCTGGCTGGCCTTCGCCATGGGGGCGGTGATCGTGGCCGCCGTCGAACTCGCCGCGGTGCCTCTGGTCTTGGCGATCGCCGGGGGCAAGTCCGGGGGCGGGGACATCGCGGCTGCCGCGCTGCCCTGGGTACGCATCGCGATCTTCGGGGTGCCGGCGATCCTGGTGTCGGCGGCCGGCAACGGCTGGATGCGCGGTGTGCAGGACACCATGCGGCCGCTTCGCTACGTGCTCGTCGGATTCGGCACCTCCGCGGTGCTGTGCCCGCTGCTGGTCTACGGCTGGCTGGGGCTGCCGCGCCTGGAGCTGGGGGGCTCGGCGGTGGCCAACCTGGTGGGGCAGTGGCTGGCCGCGGTGTTGTTCTGCAGCGCACTACTTTCCGAGAAGGTGCCGCTGCGGGTGGACCTGTCGGTGTTGCGGGCGCAGGTCGTCATGGGTCGTGATCTGGTGGTGCGGACCCTGGCGTTCCAGGCGTGCTTCGTCTCGGCGGCCGCGGTGGCCGCACGGTTCGGTGCCGCCGCGGTGGCCGCCCACCAGGTGGTGCTGCAGCTGTGGAATTTCCTTGCGCTGGTGCTTGATTCGCTGGCGATCGCCGCGCAGTCGTTGGTCGGCGCGGCGCTCGGGGCGGGCAGCGCCGAGCACGCCAAGTCGGTGGCGTGGCGGGTGACGACGTTCTCGACGATCGCCGCGGCGGGGTTGGCGACCGTTTTCGCGGTGGGTGCCTCGGTGTTGCCCGCACTGTTCACCGACGACCGCTCGGTGCTCGACGCGATCGGGGTGCCGTGGTGGTTCATGGTGGCCCAGTTGCCGATCGCCGGCATCGTCTTCGCCCTCGACGGGGTGCTGCTGGGGGCTGGCGACGCGGCGTTCATGCGCAGCGCGACGTTGATCAGCGCGCTGGTCGGCTTCCTGCCGCTGATCTGGCTGTCGCTGGTGTTCGGGTGGGGCCTTGTCGGCATCTGGGCCGGGCTGAGCGCCTTCATGGTGCTGCGCCTGGTGTTCGTGGGCTGGCGGGCGTTTTCCGGGCGCTGGCTGGTGACCGGAGTCAGTTGA
- a CDS encoding bifunctional oligoribonuclease/PAP phosphatase NrnA: protein MTTIDSTTEITRLDRRVDAHGAVEVLTAARSVAVICHVHPDADSVGAGLALALILERAGTAVQVSFATPSTLPESLQMLPGGHLMVAPGDMRPDADLVVTVDAPSVNRLGGLAVLTEGGREVLVIDHHKSNTLFGTANYVDPKADSTTMLVADLLDAWGKPIDRDVASCLYAGLTIDTGSFRWATPRALRLAARLVELGVDNAAISRELFDTHPFVWLPLLSRVLATAQLVSEAARGDGLVYVVVTHDDWMTSRSEEIESIVDIVRTAHEAEVAAVFKEIEPAHWSVSMRAKSYDLTTVASGFGGGGHRLAAGYSTAGPIADVVAELTAALG from the coding sequence GTGACGACGATCGATTCGACGACTGAGATCACCCGCCTCGACAGGCGGGTGGACGCCCACGGCGCGGTTGAGGTCCTGACCGCTGCGCGGTCGGTTGCCGTGATCTGTCATGTCCATCCCGATGCCGACAGCGTGGGTGCCGGTCTGGCGCTGGCCCTGATCCTCGAGCGCGCGGGCACCGCCGTACAGGTGAGCTTCGCGACACCGTCGACACTGCCGGAGTCGTTGCAGATGCTTCCGGGCGGGCACCTGATGGTGGCGCCCGGCGACATGCGCCCCGACGCCGATCTGGTGGTCACCGTCGACGCGCCGAGCGTCAACCGGCTCGGCGGTCTGGCTGTGCTCACCGAGGGTGGCCGCGAGGTCCTCGTCATCGACCACCACAAATCGAACACCCTGTTCGGCACCGCCAATTACGTTGACCCGAAGGCGGATTCGACCACCATGTTGGTGGCCGACCTGCTCGACGCCTGGGGCAAGCCGATCGACCGCGATGTCGCGTCATGCCTGTACGCCGGGTTGACCATCGACACCGGATCGTTCCGCTGGGCCACCCCCCGGGCGTTGCGGCTGGCGGCCAGGCTGGTCGAACTCGGCGTCGATAACGCCGCGATCAGCCGCGAGCTGTTCGACACCCATCCTTTCGTGTGGCTGCCGCTGCTGTCGCGGGTGCTCGCCACCGCGCAGCTGGTATCCGAGGCGGCACGCGGTGACGGACTGGTGTACGTGGTGGTCACCCATGACGACTGGATGACCAGCCGCTCCGAGGAGATCGAGAGCATCGTGGACATCGTGCGCACCGCGCACGAGGCCGAGGTGGCGGCCGTCTTCAAGGAGATCGAGCCGGCCCACTGGTCGGTGTCGATGCGTGCCAAGAGCTACGACCTGACCACTGTGGCGAGCGGTTTCGGCGGCGGCGGGCACAGACTCGCCGCCGGTTACTCGACCGCAGGCCCGATCGCGGACGTGGTGGCGGAGCTGACCGCCGCCCTCGGCTGA
- the rbfA gene encoding 30S ribosome-binding factor RbfA: protein MADPARAKRLSKRIATIVASAIEFEIKDPPLAFVTVTDTKVTGDLHDATVFYTVRGNTLDEEPDYAAAAAALERAKGTLRTKVGAGTGVRFTPTLSFVLDKVPDTAQKMEELLARARAADADVARIRAGATPAGDAQPYRVVGEEGSPSEQDDQDAGDDDRFDD, encoded by the coding sequence ATGGCTGACCCTGCTCGGGCGAAGCGCCTCTCCAAGCGCATCGCCACGATCGTCGCCTCGGCGATCGAGTTCGAGATCAAGGATCCGCCGCTGGCGTTCGTGACGGTCACCGATACCAAGGTGACCGGTGACCTTCACGACGCGACCGTGTTCTACACGGTGCGCGGCAACACCCTTGACGAGGAGCCGGACTACGCCGCCGCGGCGGCGGCGCTGGAACGGGCCAAGGGGACGCTGCGCACCAAGGTCGGTGCCGGCACCGGCGTGCGGTTCACCCCGACTCTGTCGTTCGTGTTGGACAAGGTGCCCGACACTGCGCAGAAGATGGAGGAGCTGCTGGCCCGCGCCCGCGCGGCCGACGCCGACGTGGCCCGGATTCGGGCCGGCGCCACTCCCGCGGGAGACGCGCAGCCGTACCGTGTGGTAGGAGAAGAGGGAAGCCCCTCAGAGCAAGACGACCAGGACGCCGGTGACGACGATCGATTCGACGACTGA
- a CDS encoding YlxR family protein — protein MVLSSAAVTVDCAVIQRETPAAQNRHRRTEGPVRTCIGCRKRELAVDLLRAVAVSNGNGQLAVTVDTAGNLPGRGAWLHPDDRCLEAAIRRRAFARALRITGSPDTTAVGEYLSTATAHEEQVAKNMSTP, from the coding sequence GTGGTACTGAGCAGTGCCGCGGTGACGGTAGACTGTGCCGTGATCCAGCGCGAGACTCCGGCTGCCCAAAACCGGCATCGCCGCACCGAAGGACCGGTGCGAACATGCATCGGGTGCCGGAAGCGAGAGTTGGCCGTCGATCTCCTCCGAGCGGTGGCGGTATCGAACGGGAACGGTCAATTGGCCGTCACCGTTGATACAGCAGGTAATCTCCCGGGGCGGGGTGCGTGGTTGCACCCCGACGATCGGTGCCTTGAGGCAGCGATTCGACGGCGAGCTTTCGCCCGAGCGTTGCGGATCACCGGTTCACCGGACACCACCGCGGTGGGCGAGTACCTCTCGACCGCCACGGCCCATGAAGAACAGGTAGCGAAGAACATGAGCACACCGTGA
- the nusA gene encoding transcription termination factor NusA, whose protein sequence is MNIDMAALHAIEIDRGISVDELLDTIKSALLTAYRHTEGHQPEARIEIDRKSGAVQVLARETDEDGNLISEWDDTPEGFGRVAATTARQVMLQRFRDAENERSYGEFSAKEGDIVAGVIQRDNRANLRGLVVVRVGSETKGAEGVIPAAEQVPGERYEHGERLRCYVVGVSRGAREPVITLSRTHPNLVRKLFSLEVPEIADGSVEIVAVAREAGHRSKIAVRSRVSGLNAKGACIGPMGQRVRNVMSELSGEKIDIIDYDEDPARFVAHALSPAKVVSVSVIDAEARAARVVVPDFQLSLAIGKEGQNARLAARLTGWRIDIRSDAANPDEAADPSAAHGAGQERPT, encoded by the coding sequence ATGAACATCGACATGGCTGCCCTGCACGCGATCGAGATCGACCGCGGCATCTCGGTCGACGAGTTGCTCGACACCATCAAGTCGGCGTTGCTGACCGCCTATCGGCACACCGAAGGCCACCAGCCCGAGGCGCGCATCGAGATCGACCGCAAGAGCGGTGCCGTCCAGGTGCTCGCCCGCGAAACCGATGAGGACGGCAACCTCATCAGCGAGTGGGACGACACCCCCGAGGGCTTCGGCCGGGTCGCAGCCACCACCGCCCGGCAGGTGATGCTGCAGCGCTTCCGCGACGCCGAGAACGAACGCAGTTACGGCGAGTTCTCCGCCAAGGAGGGCGACATCGTCGCCGGCGTCATCCAGCGCGACAACCGCGCCAACCTGCGCGGCCTGGTCGTGGTGCGCGTCGGCAGCGAGACCAAGGGCGCCGAAGGTGTCATCCCGGCCGCCGAGCAGGTTCCCGGCGAACGCTACGAGCACGGCGAACGGCTGCGCTGCTATGTCGTCGGCGTCAGCCGCGGCGCCCGCGAACCGGTGATCACGCTGTCGCGCACCCACCCGAACCTGGTGCGCAAGCTGTTCTCGTTGGAGGTTCCCGAGATCGCCGACGGCTCGGTCGAGATCGTCGCGGTGGCCCGCGAGGCCGGCCACCGCTCCAAGATCGCAGTGCGCTCACGGGTGTCCGGACTCAACGCCAAGGGCGCCTGCATCGGTCCGATGGGCCAGCGGGTGCGCAATGTGATGAGCGAGCTGTCCGGCGAGAAGATCGACATCATCGACTACGACGAGGACCCGGCCCGGTTCGTCGCCCACGCCCTGTCCCCGGCCAAAGTGGTGTCGGTCAGCGTCATCGACGCCGAGGCCCGGGCGGCCCGCGTCGTGGTGCCGGACTTCCAGCTGTCGCTGGCCATCGGCAAAGAAGGGCAGAACGCCCGGCTGGCGGCGCGGCTGACCGGCTGGCGCATCGACATCCGCAGCGACGCGGCCAACCCGGACGAGGCCGCCGATCCGAGCGCGGCGCACGGCGCCGGGCAGGAACGCCCGACCTGA
- the rimP gene encoding ribosome maturation factor RimP, with the protein MTGRSTGLPSPQQVIELLDGEFARAGYEIEDVAINTRTRPAHITVIADGDTPLDLETVAELARTASGLLDQFDTGGEPYVLEVTSPGVDRPLTEEKHFRRAHARLVEVELEDAGTVKGRLGAVSDGVVDLVVRGRGDWTVRRIPLTDIRKAVVQVEFSPPNPRELELAGAAGTEAGA; encoded by the coding sequence GTGACTGGCCGGTCAACGGGATTGCCGTCCCCGCAGCAGGTGATCGAGCTACTCGATGGCGAGTTCGCGCGCGCCGGATACGAAATCGAAGACGTCGCGATCAATACGCGCACCCGTCCGGCTCACATCACCGTGATCGCCGACGGCGACACCCCCCTGGACCTGGAGACCGTCGCTGAACTCGCACGCACCGCATCGGGGCTGCTCGACCAGTTCGACACCGGCGGCGAGCCCTACGTGCTCGAGGTCACCTCGCCCGGGGTGGATCGTCCGCTGACCGAAGAGAAGCACTTCCGCCGCGCGCATGCCCGCCTGGTAGAGGTCGAACTCGAGGACGCCGGTACCGTCAAAGGCCGGCTCGGCGCGGTGTCCGACGGTGTCGTCGACCTGGTGGTGCGCGGCCGCGGCGACTGGACGGTCCGGCGCATCCCCCTTACTGATATTCGCAAAGCCGTTGTGCAGGTGGAGTTTTCGCCACCCAATCCGCGGGAACTCGAGCTGGCCGGAGCTGCCGGAACGGAGGCCGGAGCATGA
- a CDS encoding ferritin-like domain-containing protein: MTSPTPSATPDPDRPSEPDKGALFDAVAVEHAAIYGYGIVSAHSSPEENPLVSDALAQHRDRREAAIAMLTGRSAKAPLPAVGYQLPFTVATPEDAAKLAVQMETDCAVAWRAVIEQAGSEDDRRFAVTALTECAVLAARWNQVLGVWPLTSAFPGGSE; this comes from the coding sequence ATGACCTCACCGACCCCCTCGGCAACGCCCGACCCCGACCGGCCATCGGAGCCCGACAAGGGCGCCCTGTTCGATGCCGTCGCCGTCGAACACGCCGCGATCTACGGCTACGGGATCGTCTCGGCGCACAGCTCACCGGAGGAGAACCCGCTGGTGTCCGACGCGCTGGCCCAGCACCGCGACCGCCGGGAGGCGGCGATCGCAATGCTCACCGGACGGTCGGCCAAGGCGCCGCTGCCGGCCGTCGGCTATCAGCTGCCGTTCACGGTCGCGACGCCCGAGGATGCGGCCAAGCTCGCCGTGCAGATGGAGACCGACTGTGCTGTCGCCTGGCGTGCGGTGATCGAGCAGGCGGGTTCCGAGGACGACCGCCGGTTCGCGGTCACCGCGCTGACCGAGTGCGCGGTGCTGGCCGCCCGCTGGAACCAGGTGCTCGGGGTGTGGCCGCTGACATCTGCCTTCCCCGGCGGCAGCGAGTAA